From Nematostella vectensis chromosome 14, jaNemVect1.1, whole genome shotgun sequence, a single genomic window includes:
- the LOC125559897 gene encoding uncharacterized protein LOC125559897 produces the protein MPLGGNFSTLSFGGGTGEMDVHLLEAVKTLAQLQCNFVKETIERFVDDDQSNKRYDLIHLIHSLYYVHRSDRDVLLERLYREKLAKKVILIIISQQSDIVDNSSMSKHVLRIIKKNNWSHEVFPFDRSEIFMDKSTEGNLLLDFLTHYKDFRVTAQRE, from the exons ATGCCGCTGGGCGGCAACTTCTCGACTCTAAGTTTTGGCGGCGGAACAGGTGAAATGGATGTCCATCTTCTAGAAGCAGTAAAAACACT TGCACAGCTACAGTGCAATTTCGTGAAGGAAACGATCGAGCGTTTTGTCGACGATGACCAGTCTAATAAGCGCTACGACCTTATTCACTTGATACACTCTTTGTACTACGTGCACAGGTCCGATCGAGACGTCCTCTTGGAACGCCTGTACCGCGAAAAGCTGGCAAAGAAAGTTATACTCATCATCATTTCACAGCAATCGGATATCGTGGATAATTCTTCCATGTCAAAACACGTTCTTCGCATAATTAAGAAGAACAATTGGTCTCACGAGGTTTTCCCTTTTGATAGAAGCGAGATTTTTATGGATAAATCCACGGAAGGGAACTTGCTTCTTGATTTTTTAACGCACTATAAGGATTTCCGCGTGACAGCGCAGAGAGAGTGA